CCCATTCACTATTACCAGGAAATCGGCAGAGCAGGAAGAGACGGATTGACATCCTATATTATCCTGTTTTACAACAAGAACGATGATAGCGCTCTGCCTTTATCCTTTATAGAAGGCGGAAGACCGGAAATCAAAAAGTATCAAAAAGTACTGGATGTAATACAGTCCGAAAGATTGGGCTTGCATGGCATCATTAAGAAAACAAATTTGAAACAAACACAAGTACAGGTAATATTAGCAGATTTGATAGCACAAGGAATAGTGGTAGAAGTGATAGACAATAAAAGCAAAAAATATGAGTATGTGTTTGGTGCACCGATATTAAACACCCAACCCTTTGAATCATTGAGAGCATCAAAATTGAAAGAATTTGATGAAATGCTTAACTATTTGAATACAAAAGATTGCAGAATGAATTTCTTGTGCAATTTTTTGGGCGATTCTCCCTCAAATAACTGTGGAGTTTGTGATAACTGTCGCAACAAGGTTAAAAGTGTCAAAATGACCAAAGAATGGGAAGAAAAACTGGTAGATTTTAGAGAAAATTATTTTCCTGTTCTGGAAGTTGAAAATAAAACCACCCGATTGGTAAACGGTGTTGCCGCTTCATATTTTGGGATTTCAAATGTTGGTCAGGCAATACATCGCAGCAAATATGAACACGGAGGCGATTTCCCGGATTGGTTGCTCAGATTAACTCTCAAAGCATTTTACCGCAATTTTGGAAAAGAAAATTTTGATTTGGTGATTTATGTTCCTCCTACAGTTAGTGGAGATTTGGTTCAGAATTTTGCAGTCAAATTAGCCGGTTCCTTGAAAATAAAAATCTCGCACGGTTTGAAGAAAAACAGAATCACACAATCCCAAAAGATATTTCAAACCGGACTTTTAAAAACTGACAACATAAAAGATTCGTTTACCTTTGACAATCCTGCTGAAATTGTCGGAAAAAGCATTTTACTGGTAGATGATATTTTTGACAGCGGAGCGACTATTAAAGAAATCGGTAAGTATTTATCTAAATTGGGAGCGGTTAACATAACTCCTTTAGTGATAGCAAAAACAGTTGGCGGAGATATATGAAACAATATACAGAAATACCCTATTGGATAACCCTGGCTCATTTGCCAAAATGGGGAGCAGAAAAAATTAACCGTTTAGTCGTGAAAATTATACACGACTACCAAATGACTCTCGAAGACTTCTTTCAATCAGAAAATGAATGGCAGGATAAGTTTGGACTATCAGCCAACGAAATATCAGACCTTCGAAATGCTAAAACCGAATTG
This is a stretch of genomic DNA from Sphingobacteriales bacterium. It encodes these proteins:
- a CDS encoding RecQ family ATP-dependent DNA helicase, which codes for MNRQEAEQKLKTIFKFDGFHDNQWLVIEQILKGQRVLMIAKTGFGKSLCFQFPATQFKGITIIFSPLVALMRDQVLKLRELGISANYISYQHSEEENNQTIEDALNGKLKLLYIHPARMENVNWLESVKSTNFDIAMVVVDEAHCISTWGHDFIPSYRKIINLVNLLPLNFPVLATTATATKRVEEDIKTQIGKNMVSVRDKLMRPNLNLFVIHVESEDEKMVWLGQNLENMAGTGVVYTGTIVMTEIYAKWFEYLNLHAVHYNSRIDTETKKEIESGLMNNKYKCVVSTNALGMGIDKPDIRFVVHTQIPVSPIHYYQEIGRAGRDGLTSYIILFYNKNDDSALPLSFIEGGRPEIKKYQKVLDVIQSERLGLHGIIKKTNLKQTQVQVILADLIAQGIVVEVIDNKSKKYEYVFGAPILNTQPFESLRASKLKEFDEMLNYLNTKDCRMNFLCNFLGDSPSNNCGVCDNCRNKVKSVKMTKEWEEKLVDFRENYFPVLEVENKTTRLVNGVAASYFGISNVGQAIHRSKYEHGGDFPDWLLRLTLKAFYRNFGKENFDLVIYVPPTVSGDLVQNFAVKLAGSLKIKISHGLKKNRITQSQKIFQTGLLKTDNIKDSFTFDNPAEIVGKSILLVDDIFDSGATIKEIGKYLSKLGAVNITPLVIAKTVGGDI